A DNA window from Micromonospora inyonensis contains the following coding sequences:
- a CDS encoding bifunctional pyridoxamine 5'-phosphate oxidase family protein/GNAT family N-acetyltransferase — MYTPTARTTPHRSRERMSYDRAAAHAVLDEAYHCMLGFTVDGEPRLLPTLHVRMGDTLYLHGSTGSRPLLAARGRPDGLPVCVGVTLLDGLVYARSHFHHSANYRSVVAHGVARLVTDAGERSAVLTALVEKVGTGRSAESRPPSRRELAETAVLALPLREVSVRARTGGVRDDPADLALPYWAGVVPLRLTPALPEPDAGVTAPVPACLRPARPPWYEPAPMRGAHVTLEPLDLTHADELFDATANPEVWRHLPSPRPTDAAGVRELVADALSAHHRGERVPWVQRCAVTGAVVGTTSYYEIDPGRGSVAIGYTFLGRPWWRTAVNTEAKLLLLGRAFDELGARRVVWHTDVRNERSQRAVERLGATREGVLRMDRRRADGSWRDTVQYSMIVDEWPEAQRRLREKLRAGTTTA; from the coding sequence GGCTTCACCGTCGACGGCGAACCGCGCCTGCTGCCCACTCTCCACGTCCGCATGGGCGACACCCTCTACCTGCACGGCTCCACCGGAAGCCGGCCCCTGCTGGCCGCCCGGGGCCGCCCGGACGGGCTGCCGGTCTGCGTCGGGGTCACCCTGCTCGACGGCCTGGTCTACGCCCGCTCCCACTTCCACCACAGCGCCAACTACCGCTCGGTGGTCGCGCACGGCGTCGCGCGTCTGGTCACCGACGCCGGGGAGAGGTCCGCGGTGCTGACCGCGCTGGTGGAGAAGGTCGGCACCGGCCGTAGCGCGGAGAGCCGCCCACCGAGCCGGCGGGAACTGGCCGAGACGGCCGTCCTGGCGCTGCCCCTGCGTGAGGTGTCGGTCCGGGCCCGCACCGGCGGGGTCCGCGACGATCCGGCCGACCTGGCCCTGCCGTACTGGGCCGGGGTGGTGCCGTTGCGGTTGACCCCGGCGCTGCCCGAGCCGGATGCCGGGGTCACCGCGCCGGTCCCGGCGTGCCTGCGCCCGGCCCGCCCACCGTGGTACGAACCGGCACCGATGCGCGGCGCACACGTGACGCTGGAGCCACTCGACCTGACCCACGCCGACGAGCTCTTCGACGCCACCGCCAACCCGGAGGTCTGGCGGCACCTGCCCAGCCCCCGGCCCACGGACGCCGCCGGTGTCCGCGAGCTGGTCGCCGACGCGCTCTCGGCCCACCACCGGGGCGAGCGGGTGCCCTGGGTGCAGCGCTGCGCGGTGACCGGGGCGGTGGTCGGCACCACCTCGTACTACGAGATCGACCCCGGCCGGGGGTCGGTGGCGATCGGCTACACCTTCCTCGGTCGGCCGTGGTGGCGCACCGCGGTCAACACCGAGGCGAAGCTGCTCCTGCTCGGCCGGGCGTTCGACGAGCTGGGAGCGCGCCGGGTGGTGTGGCACACCGACGTCCGCAACGAGCGTTCCCAGCGGGCCGTGGAGCGGCTCGGCGCGACCCGGGAGGGGGTACTCCGGATGGACCGGCGACGCGCCGACGGCTCCTGGCGGGACACCGTCCAGTATTCGATGATCGTCGACGAGTGGCCGGAAGCACAGCGCCGGCTGCGGGAAAAGCTTCGCGCGGGGACCACGACGGCGTGA
- the leuE gene encoding leucine efflux protein LeuE, with protein MMTGVLGITDFWTFVLGTVAIVLLPGPNSLFVLSAAARQGVGAGYRAAAGVFVGDAVLMVLSAAGVASLLTAYPPLFLVIKYAGAAYLGYVGLSMLRGARRRWRTRHDPTAPRLVEAPEPAAIRAPFRRALVVSLVNPKAILFFVSFFIQFVDPTYAWPALSFLALGLVVQVTSVLYLTALIFAGTYLASQFRARRRLAATATTGVAALFLGFSVKLATATAG; from the coding sequence ATGATGACCGGCGTGCTGGGCATCACCGACTTCTGGACGTTCGTGCTGGGTACCGTGGCGATCGTTCTGCTGCCCGGGCCCAACTCGCTCTTCGTGCTCTCGGCCGCGGCCCGACAGGGGGTGGGCGCCGGCTACCGGGCCGCCGCCGGGGTGTTCGTGGGCGACGCCGTGCTGATGGTCCTCTCCGCGGCCGGGGTGGCCTCGCTGCTCACCGCGTACCCACCGCTCTTCCTCGTGATCAAGTACGCCGGTGCGGCGTACCTCGGCTACGTGGGACTGAGCATGCTGCGCGGTGCCCGGCGACGCTGGCGCACCCGGCACGACCCGACCGCGCCTCGCCTGGTGGAGGCCCCGGAGCCGGCGGCGATCCGGGCACCGTTCCGGCGCGCCCTGGTGGTGAGCCTGGTCAACCCGAAGGCGATCCTCTTCTTCGTCTCGTTCTTCATCCAGTTCGTCGACCCGACCTATGCCTGGCCGGCGCTCTCCTTCCTCGCGCTCGGTCTGGTCGTCCAGGTGACCAGCGTGTTGTACCTGACCGCGCTGATCTTCGCCGGCACCTACCTGGCCAGCCAGTTCCGGGCCCGCCGCCGGCTCGCCGCCACCGCCACCACCGGGGTCGCGGCGCTCTTTCTGGGCTTCAGCGTCAAGCTCGCCACCGCCACCGCCGGCTGA
- a CDS encoding sporulation protein, whose product MRFTGVSPGSGATGLTVHTCVTNPSTRPGLRLPGRVTLTAGSTDVPVGHIRLGLIGTAEPEDPDQPRRLVQFHQAAVAGGFVVPAGRRRSVAFALPLPWETPVTIFGGVPLLSLRTGLRTEVALDGLLDQGAMVPVFVHPLPAQQHVLAALDTLGFTLRQAGLQAGRLPGVAQTLPVHQRINYWVGPLYAGPVTELELIFVADPAALEVIFWMDRRLSLAGVTHQSISRFKVWHVDSSQRDWVSLVDGWLRAAINRHAEAAAHADWSAQITGSAHVSRPPDRPVAPGEGLGGTAGGAGIGGGSGDGT is encoded by the coding sequence GTGCGGTTCACGGGGGTGTCACCGGGGTCCGGCGCGACCGGACTGACCGTGCACACCTGCGTGACCAACCCGAGCACCCGCCCCGGCCTGCGTCTGCCGGGGCGGGTGACGCTCACCGCCGGCTCGACCGACGTGCCGGTCGGGCACATCCGGCTGGGACTGATCGGCACGGCCGAGCCGGAGGACCCGGACCAGCCCCGCCGCCTGGTGCAGTTCCACCAGGCGGCGGTGGCCGGCGGGTTCGTCGTGCCGGCCGGGCGGCGACGGTCGGTGGCCTTCGCGCTGCCGCTGCCCTGGGAGACACCGGTGACCATCTTCGGTGGGGTGCCGCTGCTCAGCCTCCGGACGGGACTGCGCACCGAGGTGGCGCTGGACGGACTGCTGGACCAGGGCGCGATGGTGCCGGTCTTCGTCCATCCCCTTCCCGCCCAGCAACACGTGCTGGCCGCCCTGGACACCCTCGGCTTCACCCTGCGCCAGGCCGGGCTCCAGGCCGGCCGGCTGCCCGGGGTGGCCCAGACCCTTCCCGTCCACCAGCGGATCAACTATTGGGTGGGGCCGCTCTACGCCGGTCCGGTCACCGAGTTGGAGCTGATCTTCGTGGCGGATCCGGCGGCCCTCGAGGTGATCTTCTGGATGGACCGCCGGCTTTCCCTGGCCGGCGTGACCCACCAGAGCATCAGCCGGTTCAAGGTGTGGCACGTCGACTCCAGCCAGCGGGACTGGGTCAGCCTGGTGGACGGTTGGCTGCGCGCGGCGATCAACCGGCACGCCGAGGCGGCGGCGCACGCCGACTGGTCGGCCCAGATCACCGGGTCGGCCCACGTCAGTCGTCCGCCCGACCGCCCGGTGGCCCCGGGGGAGGGGCTGGGCGGCACCGCCGGTGGTGCCGGCATCGGCGGTGGGTCCGGCGACGGCACCTGA
- a CDS encoding hemolysin family protein, protein MSTGLALIISVVLLALNAFFVAAEFALVASKRYRLEHAATGGGRAARAALDGVRELSLMLAGAQLGITLCTLGLGALAEPAIEHLLSPVLHAVGLPTAASHVVALVFALSLVTFLHLVVGEMAPKSWAITDAERSAQLLALPFRAFARVARPVLSLLNALANAMLRLVRVNPQDQLAQVHGPEELRMLLEQSREHGLLGAEQHQMLTSMLELQGTKVADVMEPFGQIVTVRRDDPAERVEEVSRDSGRSRLAVVDPAGDVVGLVHVREAVRVTTTGRSATAGELMTDAFTLPATASVTEAVAAMRGVQAQLALVRNGGGPTRPIGFVALEDLLEEVIGEFDDETDPVPRGRRMR, encoded by the coding sequence ATGAGCACCGGACTCGCGCTGATCATCTCGGTCGTGCTGCTGGCGCTGAACGCCTTTTTCGTGGCCGCCGAGTTCGCCCTGGTGGCGAGCAAGCGGTACCGGCTGGAACACGCGGCGACCGGCGGTGGCCGGGCGGCCCGCGCGGCGCTCGACGGCGTCCGCGAGCTGTCCCTGATGCTCGCCGGCGCGCAGCTCGGCATCACCCTCTGCACGCTGGGACTCGGCGCGCTCGCCGAGCCGGCGATCGAGCACCTGCTCAGCCCGGTGCTGCACGCGGTCGGCCTGCCCACGGCGGCCAGCCACGTCGTCGCGCTGGTCTTCGCGCTGAGCCTGGTCACCTTCCTGCACCTGGTGGTCGGCGAGATGGCCCCGAAGTCGTGGGCGATCACCGACGCGGAGCGCTCGGCGCAGTTGCTGGCACTGCCCTTCCGGGCCTTCGCCCGGGTGGCCCGGCCGGTGCTGTCCCTGCTCAACGCGCTGGCCAACGCGATGCTGCGCCTGGTCCGGGTCAACCCGCAGGACCAGCTCGCCCAGGTACACGGCCCGGAGGAACTGCGGATGCTGCTGGAGCAGTCCCGTGAGCACGGGCTGCTCGGTGCCGAGCAGCACCAGATGCTCACCAGCATGCTGGAGTTGCAGGGCACCAAGGTGGCCGACGTGATGGAGCCGTTCGGGCAGATCGTGACGGTGCGCCGGGACGACCCCGCCGAGCGGGTCGAGGAGGTCTCCCGGGACAGCGGCCGGTCCCGCCTGGCAGTGGTCGATCCGGCCGGCGACGTGGTGGGCCTGGTGCACGTCCGGGAGGCCGTCCGGGTCACCACGACCGGCCGGTCGGCGACCGCCGGCGAGCTGATGACCGACGCGTTCACCCTGCCCGCCACGGCCTCGGTCACCGAGGCGGTGGCCGCGATGCGGGGGGTGCAGGCGCAGCTCGCGCTGGTGCGCAACGGTGGCGGCCCGACCCGCCCGATCGGGTTCGTGGCGCTGGAGGACCTCCTGGAGGAGGTCATCGGCGAGTTCGACGACGAGACCGACCCGGTGCCCCGCGGGCGGCGGATGCGGTAG
- a CDS encoding hemolysin family protein, whose product MLIVVGLALIIVLTAATGYFVAQEFGYVAVDRGKLRQMADDGDPAAARALQVTSRLSFMLSGAQLGITVTALLVGYVAEPYLGAGLAELLGGVGVSTAVSLPLSVALALIIATVVQMVLGELAPKNLAIARPEPLARALSRSTLVYLAVAGPLIKLFDRAAVRLLRRVGIEPIEELPSGATPQDLEQIIAESREEGHLDATMSDLLDRGLDFRELTAGEAMVPRVDVHTVRADEPISRVVQLLDTGHSRFPVRGAEGVDDLVGVVGIADVLGVPPARRATTPVSAVAVPPLLVPETLPLPTVLDRLRVGHRQLACVVDEYGGFAGVITLEDIAEELVGPIRDEDDPPERAPARQDDGSWVVPARWRIDEVADSTGIALPEGPEYDTLSGLVMRELGRVPEVGDLLEIGLPAEDGEPAPRALVEVLVVDRHVADSVRLRVIGTSEVAA is encoded by the coding sequence GTGTTGATCGTCGTCGGACTCGCCCTGATCATCGTTCTCACCGCCGCGACCGGCTACTTCGTGGCCCAGGAATTCGGCTACGTCGCGGTCGACCGCGGCAAGTTGCGGCAGATGGCCGACGACGGCGACCCGGCCGCGGCCCGCGCCCTACAGGTCACCAGCCGGCTCTCCTTCATGCTCTCCGGTGCCCAGCTCGGCATCACCGTCACCGCCCTGCTCGTCGGATACGTGGCCGAGCCGTATCTCGGTGCCGGCCTGGCCGAACTGCTCGGCGGCGTCGGCGTCTCCACCGCGGTCAGCCTCCCGCTCTCCGTGGCACTGGCCCTGATCATCGCGACCGTGGTGCAGATGGTCCTCGGTGAGCTGGCCCCGAAGAACCTCGCCATCGCCCGGCCCGAGCCGCTGGCCCGGGCCCTCAGCCGCTCCACCCTGGTCTATCTCGCCGTGGCCGGCCCGTTGATCAAGCTCTTCGACCGGGCCGCGGTACGACTGCTCCGGCGGGTCGGCATCGAGCCGATCGAGGAACTGCCCAGCGGGGCGACCCCGCAGGACCTGGAGCAGATCATCGCCGAGTCCCGCGAGGAGGGACACCTCGACGCAACCATGTCCGACCTGCTCGACCGGGGGCTGGACTTCCGTGAGCTGACCGCCGGGGAGGCCATGGTGCCCCGGGTCGACGTGCACACCGTCCGGGCCGACGAGCCGATCAGCCGGGTGGTGCAGCTGCTCGACACCGGCCACTCCCGGTTCCCGGTGCGGGGTGCCGAGGGCGTCGACGACCTGGTCGGCGTGGTCGGGATCGCCGACGTGCTCGGCGTGCCCCCGGCGCGGCGCGCGACGACGCCGGTGAGCGCGGTGGCCGTACCGCCGTTGCTGGTGCCGGAGACGCTGCCACTGCCGACGGTGCTCGACCGGCTACGGGTCGGGCACCGGCAGCTCGCCTGTGTGGTCGACGAGTACGGCGGGTTCGCCGGCGTGATCACGCTGGAGGACATCGCCGAGGAACTGGTCGGCCCGATCCGGGACGAGGACGACCCGCCGGAGCGGGCCCCCGCCCGGCAGGACGACGGGTCCTGGGTGGTCCCGGCCCGCTGGCGGATCGACGAGGTCGCCGACAGCACCGGCATCGCGCTGCCCGAGGGGCCCGAGTACGACACCCTCTCCGGACTGGTCATGCGGGAGCTGGGCCGGGTCCCCGAGGTGGGCGACCTGCTGGAGATCGGCCTGCCCGCCGAGGACGGCGAGCCCGCACCCCGGGCCCTGGTCGAGGTGCTCGTGGTGGACCGGCACGTCGCGGACTCCGTCCGGCTGCGGGTCATCGGGACCAGTGAGGTGGCGGCATGA
- the mnhG gene encoding monovalent cation/H(+) antiporter subunit G, with protein MNAADLADPLAAVCLVAGALLSLAAGIGVLRLPNALDRMHAVTKPQVLGVLLILLGLALRLRSPTDLGMLLLVGLFQLATAPVAAQMIGRAVYRSGRLDRNLLDVDELADR; from the coding sequence GTGAACGCCGCCGACCTGGCCGACCCGCTCGCCGCCGTCTGCCTGGTGGCCGGGGCGCTGCTCAGCCTGGCCGCCGGGATCGGGGTGCTGCGCCTGCCGAACGCCCTCGACCGGATGCACGCGGTCACCAAGCCGCAGGTGCTGGGGGTGCTGCTGATCCTGCTGGGCCTGGCGCTGCGCCTGCGCAGCCCCACCGACCTGGGCATGCTCCTGCTGGTCGGGCTCTTCCAACTGGCCACCGCACCGGTCGCCGCGCAGATGATCGGCCGGGCCGTCTACCGGTCGGGTCGCCTCGACCGGAATCTGCTCGACGTCGACGAACTCGCCGACCGGTGA
- a CDS encoding monovalent cation/H+ antiporter complex subunit F has product MNPAVIVALTVLLSATALLALARIVRGPSLLDRLVATELLLATMIAAVGTEAAVNRHTRTLPVLVVLSLLGFLGSVALVRFAAGEES; this is encoded by the coding sequence GTGAACCCGGCCGTGATCGTCGCCCTCACCGTCCTGCTCTCCGCCACCGCCCTGCTCGCGCTGGCCCGGATCGTGCGCGGCCCGTCCCTGCTCGACCGGCTGGTCGCCACGGAACTGCTGCTGGCCACGATGATCGCGGCGGTGGGTACCGAGGCGGCGGTGAACCGGCACACCAGGACCCTGCCGGTGCTGGTGGTGCTGTCGCTGCTGGGGTTCCTCGGTTCGGTGGCCCTGGTCCGCTTCGCCGCCGGGGAGGAGTCGTGA
- a CDS encoding Na+/H+ antiporter subunit E, with the protein MIPDPPVPGSGPRRRLVPGAAPGRARAARWRERLIAAAWMVLIWNLFWGRFTLGNLVGGCAVAAVVLVFFPLPPVSLESRLRPVHLLRFGARFAAQLVSASIHVAWVAVRPRYRPRSAIIAVRLRVRTDLNLALTAEVLSLVPGSLIIDVDRSAGLLYVHVLDVRGPEDLRRARWRIEDVERRIVRVVGSPAEVRLLAGAPVEKGTAT; encoded by the coding sequence GTGATCCCCGACCCGCCGGTCCCCGGGTCCGGCCCGCGCCGGCGGTTGGTCCCCGGGGCGGCCCCTGGCCGGGCCCGCGCCGCCCGCTGGCGGGAGCGGCTGATCGCCGCCGCCTGGATGGTGCTCATCTGGAACCTGTTCTGGGGGCGGTTCACCCTCGGCAACCTGGTCGGTGGGTGCGCCGTCGCGGCGGTGGTGCTGGTGTTCTTCCCCCTGCCCCCGGTCTCCCTGGAGAGCCGGCTGCGCCCCGTCCACCTGCTGCGCTTCGGGGCGCGGTTCGCCGCCCAACTGGTCAGCGCGAGCATCCACGTCGCCTGGGTCGCCGTCCGCCCGCGGTACCGGCCGCGCAGCGCGATCATCGCGGTACGGCTGCGGGTGCGGACCGACCTGAACCTGGCACTCACCGCCGAGGTGCTCTCCCTGGTGCCGGGGAGCCTGATCATCGACGTCGATCGGAGCGCCGGGCTGCTCTACGTCCACGTCCTCGACGTTCGTGGACCGGAGGACCTGCGCCGTGCCCGCTGGCGCATTGAGGACGTCGAGCGACGCATCGTCCGCGTCGTCGGCTCGCCCGCCGAGGTCCGGCTGCTGGCGGGCGCCCCCGTCGAGAAGGGAACCGCCACGTGA
- a CDS encoding Na+/H+ antiporter subunit D, whose translation MTALVPLPVVMPLLGAALTLVLPWARAQRAVSVLVLVATLAVSVVLLVRAYADGPLVVRIGGWTPPVGIVLVADQFAALMLTVSAAVTLCVLLYSIGQGQSDLGEGTPVSIFHPTYLVLTAGITNAFLAGDLFNLFVGFEVLLTASYALITLGGTDVRIRTGSTYVVVNVLASMIFLSGVGLVYAATGTLNLAQLAGRLDTLPADLGLALHLMLLLAFGIKAAVFPLAAWLPDSYPTAPAPVTAVFAGLLTKVGVYAIIRTETLLFPGGRVDGLLMVVAGLTMLVGILGAVAQSDLKRLLSFTLVSHIGYMIFGVALSTVAGLAGAIFYVMHHITVQTTLFLVAGLIEQRAGSTDLRRLGGLARVTPLIAVLFFVPAMNLAGIPPFPGFLGKLGLFQAGAAVGGALPWALVAAGAVTSLLTLYAASRVWNIAFWRSPRPLPDDPPSRLPRLMVGSTVALVALGVAFTLAAGPLFTVTADAADDLHRRTPYVRAVFPGGTP comes from the coding sequence ATGACCGCCCTGGTGCCGCTGCCGGTGGTGATGCCGTTGCTGGGCGCCGCCCTGACCCTGGTGCTGCCGTGGGCGCGGGCGCAGCGGGCGGTCAGCGTGCTGGTGCTCGTCGCGACCCTGGCCGTGTCGGTGGTGCTGCTCGTCCGGGCGTACGCCGACGGCCCGCTGGTGGTCCGGATCGGTGGCTGGACGCCACCGGTCGGCATCGTGCTGGTCGCCGACCAGTTCGCCGCGCTGATGCTGACCGTCTCGGCGGCGGTGACGCTCTGCGTGTTGCTCTACTCCATCGGCCAGGGGCAGTCCGACCTCGGTGAGGGCACCCCGGTCAGCATCTTCCACCCCACCTACCTGGTGCTGACCGCCGGTATCACCAACGCCTTCCTCGCCGGTGACCTGTTCAACCTCTTCGTCGGCTTCGAGGTCCTGCTGACCGCCAGCTACGCGCTGATCACCCTGGGCGGCACCGACGTCCGGATCCGTACCGGCTCGACGTACGTGGTGGTCAACGTCCTCGCGTCGATGATCTTCCTGAGTGGGGTGGGGCTGGTGTACGCGGCGACCGGCACGCTCAACCTCGCCCAGCTCGCCGGCCGGCTCGACACCCTGCCGGCGGACCTGGGGCTGGCACTGCACCTGATGTTGCTGCTCGCCTTCGGCATCAAGGCCGCCGTCTTCCCGTTGGCGGCGTGGCTGCCGGACAGCTATCCGACCGCGCCCGCCCCGGTCACCGCGGTCTTCGCCGGCCTGCTCACCAAGGTCGGCGTGTACGCGATCATCCGTACCGAGACGCTGCTCTTCCCCGGCGGGCGCGTCGACGGGCTGCTGATGGTGGTGGCCGGGCTGACCATGCTGGTCGGCATCCTCGGTGCGGTGGCCCAGTCCGACCTGAAGCGACTGCTCTCCTTCACCCTGGTCAGCCACATCGGCTACATGATCTTCGGGGTCGCGTTGAGCACCGTGGCCGGGCTCGCCGGCGCGATCTTCTACGTGATGCACCACATCACCGTCCAGACCACGCTCTTCCTCGTCGCCGGCCTGATCGAACAGCGGGCCGGCAGCACCGACCTGCGCCGCCTCGGTGGCCTGGCCCGGGTCACCCCGCTGATCGCCGTGCTGTTCTTCGTCCCGGCCATGAACCTCGCCGGGATCCCGCCGTTCCCGGGTTTCCTCGGCAAGCTCGGCCTCTTCCAGGCCGGGGCGGCGGTGGGCGGTGCGCTGCCCTGGGCCCTGGTGGCCGCCGGGGCGGTGACCAGCCTGCTCACCCTCTACGCCGCCTCCCGGGTGTGGAACATCGCCTTCTGGCGGTCGCCCCGCCCCCTCCCCGACGACCCGCCCTCCCGGCTGCCCCGGCTGATGGTCGGCTCCACGGTGGCGCTGGTCGCGCTCGGTGTGGCGTTCACCCTCGCCGCCGGGCCGCTCTTCACGGTCACCGCGGACGCGGCGGACGACCTGCACCGGCGGACCCCGTACGTGCGGGCCGTCTTCCCCGGGGGCACCCCGTGA
- a CDS encoding Na(+)/H(+) antiporter subunit C — MTNSGNAPTLVLALVVGVFVAAGVTLLLERNLTRILLGVILVSNGVNVLILLSGPAGEAPLVDGTPVDRMSDPLPQAMILTAIVITLGLSAFLLAVAYRSWLLTGHDETRDDPEDRQIVGLAARDAPQPADPGGEGPGDDPEQVDPGPGGHR; from the coding sequence GTGACCAACTCCGGGAACGCCCCGACGCTGGTGCTGGCGCTCGTCGTCGGGGTGTTCGTCGCGGCGGGCGTGACCCTGCTGCTGGAGCGGAACCTCACCCGGATCCTGCTCGGTGTGATCCTGGTCAGCAACGGGGTCAACGTGCTCATCCTACTCAGCGGCCCGGCCGGGGAGGCCCCGCTGGTCGACGGCACGCCGGTGGACCGGATGAGCGACCCGCTGCCCCAGGCGATGATCCTCACCGCCATCGTGATCACCCTGGGGCTGTCCGCGTTCCTGCTGGCGGTGGCGTACCGGAGCTGGTTGCTCACCGGCCACGACGAGACGAGGGACGACCCGGAGGACCGGCAGATCGTGGGGCTCGCCGCCCGGGACGCCCCGCAACCGGCCGACCCGGGCGGCGAGGGGCCGGGGGACGACCCCGAGCAGGTGGACCCCGGTCCGGGAGGTCACCGATGA